A window of the Lolium perenne isolate Kyuss_39 chromosome 7, Kyuss_2.0, whole genome shotgun sequence genome harbors these coding sequences:
- the LOC127312952 gene encoding uncharacterized protein, translating to MAGNGAEGALKRCSAAKRKADQEAAPGCSEAKAVVAAPSRPPSRNMMPTERVEYLLNCKSQPYHRTGKIDPVADRYDELAKEMEENREQLRKEFEEKGYVYVPDGYEEEIHRCNDAAFKSAYLEVYGCLPPEDGD from the coding sequence ATGGCCGGCAACGGCGCGGAAGGTGCGCTCAAGCGCTGCTCGGCCGCCAAGCGGAAGGCGGATCAGGAGGCGGCGCCCGGCTGTTCCGAAGCTAAGGCCGTGGTTGCAGCTCCTTCTCGTCCTCCCTCAAGGAACATGATGCCGACGGAGAGGGTGGAGTACTTACTCAACTGCAAGAGCCAGCCATACCACCGCACCGGGAAGATCGACCCCGTCGCCGACAGGTACGACGAGCTGGCGAAGGAGATGGAGGAGAACCGGGAGCAGCTCAGGAAGGAGTTTGAGGAGAAGGGCTACGTCTACGTCCCCGACGGCTACGAGGAGGAGATCCATAGATGCAACGATGCCGCGTTCAAGTCTGCATACCTCGAGGTGTATGGGTGCCTCCCGCCCGAGGACGGTGACTGA